From the Salmo trutta chromosome 30, fSalTru1.1, whole genome shotgun sequence genome, one window contains:
- the LOC115168073 gene encoding mitochondrial import inner membrane translocase subunit Tim17-B isoform X1, with protein sequence MEEYAREPCPWRIVDDCGGAFTMGAIGGGVFQSVKGFRNAPVGFRHRLKGSANAVRLRAPQIGGSFAVWGGLFSTIDCGLVRIRGKEDPWNSITSGAMTGAVLAARSGPLAMVGSAMMGGILLALIEGFGILLTRYTAQQFQNPSPFVDDPSQLPPKDASQQQTGFQ encoded by the exons atggaggaaTATGCCCGTGAACCTTG TCCCTGGAGAATAGTAGATGACTGTGGTGGTGCGTTCACCATGGGGGCCATCGGCGGAGGGGTGTTCCAGTCAGTCAAGGGCTTTCGGAATGCTCCGGTG GGCTTTCGGCATAGACTAAAAGGTAGCGCCAATGCTGTGAGATTAAGAGCTCCACAGATCGGCG GTAGCTTTGCTGTGTGGGGTGGACTCTTCTCTACAATCGACTGTGGTCTGGTCCGTATTCGAGGGAAAGAGGACCCCTGGAACTCTATAACTAGTGGGGCGATGACTGGGGCAGTCCTGGCTGCGCGCA GTGGGCCTTTGGCTATGGTGGGGTCAGCCATGATGGGGGGCATCCTGTTGGCCTTGATCGAGGGCTTTGGGATCCTTCTCACCAGATACACCGCACAGCAGTTTCAGAACC CGAGTCCCTTTGTGGATGACCCCAGCCAGCTTCCTCCTAAGGATGCCAGCCAACAGCAGACTGGGTTCCAGTAG
- the pqbp1 gene encoding polyglutamine-binding protein 1, with the protein MPLPPALLARLAKRGILKHSDQDADEEIIAEDYDDNNVDYEATARENLPPNWYKVFDPICGLPYYWNVESDLVAWLSPTDPTSVITKAAKKSRAEVAEDRGERQIEKPDRERERERDKDREPEMERERGRNDGRERDRRMQRREDFAPYSKNKRGRKDEEMDPMDPSAYSDAPKGNWSTGLPKRNEAKTGADTTAAGPLFQQRPYPSPGAVLRANAANKKPPSDDDDD; encoded by the exons ATGCCTCTGCCCCCGGCGTTACTGGCTCGCCTAGCCAAAAGAGGGATTCTTAAGCACTCAGATCAAG ATGCGGATGAGGAGATCATTGCTGAGGACTATGATGACAACAATGTAGATTATGAAGCCACTGCACGTGAGAATTTACCTCCCAACTGGTACAAAGTATTTGACCCTATTTG TGGTCTGCCATACTACTGGAATGTGGAATCTGACCTGGTTGCCTGGCTGTCcccaactgaccccacatctgtgATAACCAAAGCTGCCAAGAAGTCAAGGG CAGAGGTTgcggaggacagaggagagagacaaattgagaagccagacagagagagggagcgagagagggacaaagaTCGGGAACCAGAaatggagagggaaagagggaggaatgatgggagggaaagagacaggCGGATGCAGAGGAGAGAAGACTTTGCTCCCTACAGCAAGAACAAACGAG GGAGGAAGGATGAGGAGATGGACCCAATGGATCCCAGTGCTTATTCTGATGCTCCCAA GGGCAATTGGTCCACTGGCTTGCCCAAGCGTAATGAGGCGAAGACTGGGGCAGACACCACGGCAGCAGGGCCTCTGTTCCAGCAGCGGCCGTACCCCAGCCCTGGAGCTGTACTCAGGGCCAACGCAGCCAATAAAAAGCCCCCCAGTGATGATGACGACGACTGA
- the LOC115168073 gene encoding mitochondrial import inner membrane translocase subunit Tim17-B isoform X2, with the protein MGAIGGGVFQSVKGFRNAPVGFRHRLKGSANAVRLRAPQIGGSFAVWGGLFSTIDCGLVRIRGKEDPWNSITSGAMTGAVLAARSGPLAMVGSAMMGGILLALIEGFGILLTRYTAQQFQNPSPFVDDPSQLPPKDASQQQTGFQ; encoded by the exons ATGGGGGCCATCGGCGGAGGGGTGTTCCAGTCAGTCAAGGGCTTTCGGAATGCTCCGGTG GGCTTTCGGCATAGACTAAAAGGTAGCGCCAATGCTGTGAGATTAAGAGCTCCACAGATCGGCG GTAGCTTTGCTGTGTGGGGTGGACTCTTCTCTACAATCGACTGTGGTCTGGTCCGTATTCGAGGGAAAGAGGACCCCTGGAACTCTATAACTAGTGGGGCGATGACTGGGGCAGTCCTGGCTGCGCGCA GTGGGCCTTTGGCTATGGTGGGGTCAGCCATGATGGGGGGCATCCTGTTGGCCTTGATCGAGGGCTTTGGGATCCTTCTCACCAGATACACCGCACAGCAGTTTCAGAACC CGAGTCCCTTTGTGGATGACCCCAGCCAGCTTCCTCCTAAGGATGCCAGCCAACAGCAGACTGGGTTCCAGTAG
- the praf2 gene encoding PRA1 family protein 2 — protein sequence MWSVIRLNMEKMDVQPPPIRTLDDFVLGSAQFAVPDIRNLERWNNRIINNLLYYQSNYFVSFLTILGIVGYFQPFNLFLGATVVTLVFMGFVWAAENQAPIRRFRRNHPSLALGAILGASYLFLTVLGGVAVFLFGIAFPILLILIHASVRLRSLKNKLENKLESIGLKRTPMGLLLESLGQEQEAGS from the exons ATGTGGTCTGTTATTAGATTGAACATGGAAAAAATGGACGTGCAGCCGCCGCCTATCCGAACCTTAGATGATTTTGTTTTGGGCTCGGCTCAGTTCGCCGTGCCAGATATTCGTAATCTGGAGAGATGGAACAATCGGATCATAAACAACTTGCTGTATTACCAGTCCAACTATTTTGTCTCGTTTTTGACAATCCTGGGAATAGTAGG GTATTTCCAACCCTTCAATCTCTTCTTGGGGGCCACAGTTGTGACATTGGTATTCATGGGGTTTGTGTGGGCAGCAGAGAACCAGGCCCCCATCAGACGGTTCCGCCGGAACCACCCGTCCCTGGCCCTGGGTGCCATTCTGGGGGCCAGCTACCTCTTCCTCACAGTGCTTGGGGGAGTGGCCGTCTTCCTCTTCGGCATAGCCTTCCCCATCTTAT TGATATTGATCCACGCCTCTGTTAGGCTGCGGAGCCTCAAGAACAAGTTGGAGAACAAGCTGGAGAGCATTGGTCTGAAGAGAACACCTATGGGGCTCCTATTGGAGTCACTAGGACAGGAACAGGAAGCTGGATCTTAG